From the Planctomycetota bacterium genome, one window contains:
- a CDS encoding HEPN domain-containing protein: MNELAHGFWEKAVEALKASRHDLPVSAEAAASRAYYAALYAVSALFAERGRIFKKHTAIQTAVHRDLVKAGEWSGELGEGYSFLLKLRGTGDYSALVRVTSDEAEKAVKIAADILKAVAEANPSVFRGLFE, translated from the coding sequence ATGAACGAACTAGCCCATGGGTTCTGGGAGAAGGCCGTCGAAGCCCTGAAGGCGTCCCGGCATGATCTGCCCGTCAGTGCCGAAGCCGCGGCGTCACGGGCGTACTACGCCGCCCTCTATGCGGTCTCTGCTCTCTTCGCTGAAAGAGGCCGTATATTTAAGAAACACACGGCCATTCAGACGGCTGTGCATCGAGACCTTGTGAAGGCGGGCGAGTGGTCAGGGGAACTTGGAGAAGGCTATTCATTCCTCTTGAAACTGCGCGGGACGGGCGACTACAGCGCCTTGGTGCGTGTGACTTCCGATGAGGCCGAGAAGGCCGTCAAGATAGCCGCCGACATCCTCAAGGCCGTGGCCGAAGCCAATCCGTCGGTGTTTCGCGGCCTGTTCGAATAG